Proteins found in one Pseudomonas marvdashtae genomic segment:
- a CDS encoding amino acid permease — protein MTVVENTHSGELKRGLKNRHIQLIALGGAIGTGLFLGSAGVLKSAGPSMILGYAICGFIAFMIMRQLGEMIVEEPVAGSFSHFAHKYWGGFAGFLSGWNCWILYILVGMSELTAVGKYIHYWAPDIPTWASAAAFFVLINAINLANVKVFGEAEFWFAIIKVVAIVGMIALGSYLLVSGNGGPQASVTNLWAHGGFFPNGVSGLVMAMAIIMFSFGGLEMLGFTAAEADKPKTVIPKAINQVIYRILIFYIGALVVLLSLTPWDSLLTTLNASGDAYSGSPFVQVFSMLGSNTAAHILNFVVLTAALSVYNSGTYCNSRMLLGMAEQGDAPKALAKIDKRGVPVRSILASAAVTLVAVLLNYLVPQHALELLMSLVVATLVINWAMISYSHFKFRQHMNQSGQTPLFKALWYPYGNYVCLAFVVFILGVMLLIPGIQISVYAIPVWVVFMWGCYVIKNKRSARQELAMAAAAK, from the coding sequence ATGACCGTTGTAGAAAATACGCATTCAGGCGAGCTGAAGCGCGGCCTGAAAAATCGCCACATCCAGTTGATCGCCCTCGGCGGCGCGATCGGCACCGGCCTGTTCCTCGGCTCGGCGGGGGTGCTGAAATCAGCCGGCCCGTCGATGATCCTCGGCTACGCCATCTGCGGTTTCATCGCCTTCATGATCATGCGCCAGCTTGGCGAAATGATCGTCGAAGAGCCCGTCGCCGGCTCCTTCAGTCACTTTGCCCATAAATACTGGGGCGGTTTCGCCGGTTTCCTGTCGGGCTGGAACTGCTGGATCCTCTATATCCTGGTGGGCATGTCCGAGCTGACCGCGGTCGGCAAGTACATTCATTACTGGGCGCCGGACATCCCGACCTGGGCGTCGGCGGCGGCGTTTTTCGTCCTGATCAACGCCATCAACCTGGCCAACGTGAAAGTCTTCGGCGAGGCCGAATTCTGGTTTGCGATCATCAAGGTGGTGGCGATTGTCGGCATGATTGCCCTGGGCAGCTATTTGCTGGTCAGCGGCAACGGCGGCCCGCAAGCCTCGGTGACCAACCTGTGGGCCCACGGCGGATTTTTCCCCAACGGCGTGAGCGGCCTGGTCATGGCGATGGCCATTATCATGTTCTCCTTTGGCGGCCTGGAAATGCTCGGCTTCACCGCTGCCGAAGCCGATAAACCGAAAACCGTGATTCCCAAGGCCATCAACCAGGTGATCTACCGGATCCTGATTTTCTACATCGGCGCGCTGGTGGTGCTGCTGTCGTTGACGCCGTGGGACAGCCTGTTGACCACGCTCAATGCATCCGGCGATGCCTACAGCGGCAGTCCGTTCGTCCAGGTGTTCTCGATGCTGGGCAGCAACACCGCGGCGCACATTCTCAACTTCGTCGTGTTGACCGCGGCGTTGTCGGTGTACAACAGCGGCACTTACTGCAACAGCCGCATGTTGCTCGGCATGGCCGAGCAGGGCGATGCGCCCAAGGCCTTGGCGAAAATCGACAAGCGCGGCGTGCCGGTGCGTTCGATCCTCGCATCGGCGGCGGTCACGCTGGTGGCGGTGCTGCTGAACTACCTGGTCCCGCAGCATGCGCTGGAGTTGCTGATGTCGTTGGTGGTCGCGACGCTGGTGATCAACTGGGCGATGATCAGCTACTCGCATTTCAAGTTCCGCCAGCACATGAACCAGTCTGGGCAGACGCCGCTGTTCAAGGCGTTGTGGTATCCGTATGGCAACTACGTCTGCCTGGCGTTCGTGGTGTTCATCCTGGGCGTGATGCTGTTGATCCCCGGCATTCAGATCTCGGTCTATGCGATTCCGGTCTGGGTGGTGTTCATGTGGGGGTGCTACGTGATCAAGAACAAGCGCAGTGCCCGGCAAGAACTGGCGATGGCGGCCGCTGCCAAGTAA
- a CDS encoding DUF1289 domain-containing protein: protein MSATKDPCISLCKFDDDICIGCGRSKREIKAWKKLDKEDKRVVLAEAALRLIKLGATGRRKKR from the coding sequence ATGAGCGCCACCAAAGACCCCTGCATCAGCCTCTGCAAGTTCGACGATGATATTTGCATCGGCTGCGGGCGCAGCAAGCGCGAAATCAAGGCCTGGAAAAAACTCGACAAAGAGGACAAGCGCGTCGTACTGGCCGAAGCGGCTCTGCGCCTGATCAAGCTTGGCGCCACCGGTCGGCGGAAAAAGCGCTGA
- a CDS encoding MFS transporter: MPDPQRPLAVTLQVVSIVLFTFIGYLNIGIPLAVLPGFVHGELGFGAVIAGLVISVQYLATLLSRPYAGRIIDNLGSKRAVMFGLAGCGLSGVFMLVSAWTPHLPTFSLISLLIGRLVLGSAESLVGSGSIGWGIGRVGAANTAKVISWNGIASYGALAIGAPLGVWLVNALGLWSMGVSIIALGLLGLALAWRKTAAPIVSGERLPFMHVLGRVLPHGCGLALGSIGFGTIATFITLYYATQHWDNAVLCLSLFGASFIGARLLFGNLINRLGGFRVAIACLSVETLGLLLLWLAPDAQWALAGAALSGFGFSLVFPALGVEAVNLVPASSRGAAVGAYSLFIDLSLGITGPLAGAIAAGFGFASIFLFAALAALGGLALSVYLYRQAPRYREEREKN; this comes from the coding sequence ATGCCAGATCCCCAGCGCCCCTTGGCGGTCACGCTGCAAGTCGTCTCCATCGTCCTGTTCACCTTCATCGGCTACCTGAATATCGGCATTCCCCTGGCCGTGCTGCCCGGGTTCGTCCATGGCGAACTGGGTTTCGGCGCGGTGATCGCCGGGCTGGTGATCAGCGTCCAGTACTTGGCCACCTTGCTCAGCCGTCCTTATGCGGGACGCATCATCGACAACCTGGGAAGCAAGCGCGCGGTGATGTTCGGCCTCGCCGGCTGCGGTCTGAGCGGTGTGTTCATGCTGGTGTCCGCCTGGACGCCACACCTGCCGACATTCAGCCTGATCAGCCTGCTGATCGGTCGCCTGGTGTTGGGCAGTGCCGAAAGTCTGGTGGGCTCGGGTTCGATTGGCTGGGGCATCGGCCGAGTCGGGGCGGCGAACACCGCCAAAGTGATTTCCTGGAACGGAATTGCCAGTTACGGCGCGCTGGCGATCGGTGCCCCGCTGGGGGTTTGGCTAGTCAATGCGTTGGGACTTTGGAGCATGGGTGTCAGCATCATTGCGCTCGGCCTGCTGGGGCTGGCATTGGCTTGGCGCAAGACCGCGGCGCCCATCGTCTCTGGCGAACGCCTGCCCTTCATGCACGTGCTGGGACGTGTGCTGCCCCACGGCTGCGGGCTGGCCCTGGGGTCCATCGGGTTCGGCACCATCGCGACCTTCATCACCCTGTACTACGCGACACAGCACTGGGATAACGCCGTGCTGTGCCTGAGCCTGTTCGGCGCCAGCTTCATCGGCGCACGCTTGCTGTTCGGCAACCTGATCAACCGTCTCGGTGGGTTCCGGGTGGCCATCGCCTGCTTGTCGGTGGAAACCCTCGGTCTGTTGCTGTTGTGGTTGGCGCCAGATGCACAGTGGGCGCTGGCGGGCGCGGCGTTGAGTGGATTCGGCTTCTCGCTGGTATTCCCGGCGCTGGGCGTGGAAGCGGTCAACCTGGTGCCAGCCTCCAGTCGTGGGGCGGCGGTGGGTGCTTATTCGCTGTTCATCGACTTGTCGCTGGGCATCACCGGTCCGCTGGCCGGAGCGATTGCCGCAGGGTTCGGCTTTGCCTCGATCTTCCTGTTCGCCGCGCTGGCGGCGTTGGGCGGGCTGGCATTGAGCGTCTACCTGTATCGCCAGGCACCTCGCTACCGTGAAGAACGGGAAAAGAACTAG
- the scpB gene encoding SMC-Scp complex subunit ScpB has protein sequence MNLTEPRELAPLLEAFLLASGKPQSMERLFELFEEGERPEPAVFKKALTLLGKSCEGRAFELKEVASGYRLQIREKFSPWVGRLWEERPQRYSRAMLETMALIAYRQPITRGEIEDVRGVAVNSHIVKTLLEREWIRVVGYRDVPGKPAMFATTKAFLDHFNLKNLDDLPPLAELRELEPEPMLEFDDAPVPQSLQELADASAEPEEPKEETSFHSLLLELDTMEEGLKTDFDDLLRDAPDSEDGTEQLPQQGDAVELAAEPEPEPEPEDDILGVAQAREKLLAAVAALEPREPEPELSDEEAEARALAEAIENERRQFDD, from the coding sequence ATGAATCTGACTGAACCCCGCGAGCTGGCGCCCTTGCTTGAAGCTTTCCTGTTGGCTTCTGGAAAGCCGCAATCGATGGAGCGCCTGTTTGAACTCTTCGAAGAAGGCGAGCGGCCTGAGCCAGCCGTGTTCAAGAAAGCCCTGACGCTGTTGGGCAAGTCCTGCGAGGGACGGGCTTTCGAGCTCAAGGAAGTGGCGTCCGGTTATCGCCTGCAGATCCGCGAGAAATTCTCGCCCTGGGTCGGGCGCCTTTGGGAGGAGCGGCCGCAACGCTACTCCCGGGCGATGCTCGAAACCATGGCGCTGATCGCCTATCGCCAACCGATCACCCGGGGCGAGATCGAAGATGTGCGGGGCGTGGCGGTCAACAGCCATATCGTCAAGACGCTGCTGGAGCGCGAGTGGATCCGTGTCGTCGGCTATCGCGATGTGCCGGGCAAACCGGCGATGTTCGCCACCACCAAGGCCTTTCTCGATCACTTCAACTTGAAGAACCTCGACGACCTGCCGCCGCTTGCCGAGTTGCGGGAGCTGGAGCCAGAACCGATGCTTGAGTTCGACGACGCCCCGGTGCCCCAAAGCCTGCAAGAGTTGGCCGATGCCAGTGCCGAGCCTGAGGAGCCGAAGGAGGAGACCAGTTTCCATTCGTTGTTGCTGGAGCTGGACACCATGGAGGAGGGCCTGAAGACCGACTTCGACGATTTGCTGCGTGACGCTCCGGATAGCGAAGACGGGACGGAACAACTGCCGCAGCAAGGCGATGCAGTTGAACTTGCGGCCGAGCCTGAACCCGAACCAGAACCAGAAGACGATATTCTCGGCGTTGCGCAGGCACGGGAAAAGCTGCTCGCTGCGGTTGCCGCCCTCGAACCGCGCGAGCCCGAACCCGAGCTGAGCGACGAAGAGGCCGAGGCTCGCGCCCTGGCCGAAGCGATTGAAAACGAGCGGCGCCAGTTCGACGATTGA
- a CDS encoding segregation and condensation protein A, producing MEVFLEAFEGPLDLLLYLIRKQNINILDIPVAEITRQYMGYVELMQSVRLELAAEYLVMAAMLAEIKSRMLLPRSAAVEEEEDDPRAELIRRLQEYERFKVAAEGIDGLSRVGRDVVVPKLDAPEARARKLLPDVSLEELLMSMAEVLRRGDMFESHQVSREALSTRERMSDVLERLKGGGFVPFVELFTAEEGRLGVVVTFMAVLELVKESLVELVQNEPFAAIHVRARAE from the coding sequence CTGGAAGTTTTTCTCGAAGCCTTCGAGGGCCCGCTCGACCTGTTGCTGTACCTGATTCGCAAGCAGAACATCAACATCCTCGACATCCCTGTGGCGGAAATCACCCGGCAGTACATGGGCTACGTCGAGCTGATGCAGTCGGTGCGCCTGGAGCTGGCAGCTGAATACCTGGTGATGGCCGCGATGCTGGCCGAAATCAAGTCGCGCATGTTGCTGCCGCGTTCGGCCGCGGTCGAAGAGGAAGAAGACGATCCCCGGGCCGAGCTGATCCGCCGCTTGCAGGAGTACGAACGCTTCAAGGTTGCCGCCGAAGGCATCGACGGCTTGAGCCGGGTGGGGCGCGATGTGGTGGTGCCCAAGCTTGATGCGCCTGAAGCGCGGGCGCGCAAGTTGCTGCCGGATGTGAGCCTGGAAGAGCTGTTGATGTCCATGGCCGAGGTGTTGCGCCGAGGCGATATGTTTGAAAGTCACCAGGTCAGTCGCGAAGCGCTGTCCACCCGCGAGCGCATGAGTGATGTGCTGGAGCGGCTCAAGGGCGGCGGCTTCGTGCCGTTCGTCGAGCTGTTCACCGCCGAGGAAGGGCGGTTGGGGGTGGTGGTGACGTTTATGGCGGTCCTGGAATTGGTCAAGGAATCCTTGGTCGAGCTGGTGCAGAATGAGCCGTTCGCAGCGATCCATGTGCGGGCCCGAGCCGAATAA
- the rluB gene encoding 23S rRNA pseudouridine(2605) synthase RluB has product MKDLDQNDSQEIGPAGEKLQKVLARIGVGSRRDVEAWITQGRIKVNGKDATLGLRVDMHDAITIDGKVIKREEAAETVRRVIMYNKPDGEICTRDDPEGRPTVFDKMPRPKEGRWINIGRLDINTTGLLMFTTDGELANRLMHPSYEMDREYAVRVRGEVDDEMIERLKAGVVLEDGPARFTDIKQAPGGEGFNHWYHCVVMEGRNREVRRLWESQGLVVSRLKRVRFGPVFLNSDLPMGRWREMTQQEVDILAAEVGLKPVAMPQMTAKSKDKLDRMQRKSSRPMGKTERVRTLRPAADGVATGPRPSREPQLEGERPARKPAPRQDGERGPRTPRPANGRTERGEGRGAPAGRGTPVADRPADTKRPAKPAPKKRPGIILADRDAPSGKRRGAPAGSGQRPGFGRRKPE; this is encoded by the coding sequence ATGAAAGACCTAGACCAGAATGACAGCCAGGAAATCGGCCCAGCAGGCGAGAAGCTGCAAAAAGTCCTTGCCCGTATCGGCGTCGGTTCGCGCCGTGACGTGGAAGCCTGGATCACCCAGGGCCGCATCAAGGTCAACGGCAAAGATGCCACCTTGGGCCTGCGTGTCGACATGCACGACGCCATCACCATCGATGGCAAGGTGATCAAGCGCGAAGAGGCCGCCGAAACGGTGCGCCGCGTGATCATGTACAACAAGCCCGACGGCGAAATCTGCACCCGTGACGACCCGGAAGGCCGCCCGACGGTGTTCGACAAGATGCCGCGTCCGAAAGAAGGCCGCTGGATCAACATCGGTCGCCTGGACATCAACACCACCGGTCTGCTGATGTTCACCACCGACGGTGAACTGGCCAACCGTTTGATGCACCCGTCCTACGAGATGGACCGCGAATACGCCGTGCGCGTGCGGGGTGAAGTCGATGACGAAATGATCGAGCGCCTCAAGGCCGGCGTTGTGCTGGAAGACGGCCCGGCGCGGTTTACCGACATCAAGCAAGCCCCAGGCGGTGAAGGTTTCAACCACTGGTACCACTGCGTGGTGATGGAAGGCCGGAACCGTGAAGTGCGCCGGCTGTGGGAATCCCAAGGCCTGGTGGTCAGCCGCCTGAAGCGCGTGCGTTTCGGTCCGGTGTTCCTCAACTCCGACCTGCCGATGGGCCGCTGGCGCGAAATGACCCAGCAGGAAGTCGACATCCTGGCGGCTGAAGTGGGCCTCAAGCCTGTGGCGATGCCGCAGATGACCGCCAAGAGCAAGGACAAGCTGGATCGCATGCAGCGCAAGTCTTCGCGTCCGATGGGCAAGACCGAGCGCGTGCGTACGCTGCGCCCTGCTGCCGACGGCGTAGCGACTGGCCCACGGCCTTCCCGTGAGCCTCAGCTCGAAGGCGAACGCCCGGCCCGCAAGCCGGCGCCGCGCCAGGACGGCGAGCGCGGCCCGCGTACGCCACGTCCGGCCAACGGCCGTACCGAGCGTGGCGAAGGTCGCGGCGCTCCGGCGGGTCGCGGCACACCGGTCGCCGACCGTCCGGCCGACACCAAGCGCCCGGCCAAGCCTGCACCGAAAAAGCGCCCGGGCATCATCCTGGCCGACCGTGACGCACCATCGGGCAAACGCCGTGGCGCGCCGGCCGGTTCCGGCCAGCGTCCAGGGTTTGGACGCCGCAAGCCGGAGTAA
- a CDS encoding leucyl aminopeptidase — MDTQRAISHFLYYLEHHPALAGIQPAKVLLGHTADYEALTGAIAEQAGSGSPFQFSAMRLDLETTERLSQAIAESDLYIFFYDSSTLPNPRPDGPDFVRALQSVMAENWKKSLLFKDYGDYFYDTFSVIPQRIAGLNSHLIRRMSQAATLSFEDGYGSYFDTALNGVKKWTDINGVGNYDLAPGEIATHSDAINGQVKFVGTFLSTIPFARKYGVLQSPLELWIEDSTIQKIATDVPGLEHDFNRYLDANPSNRRIEELGIGTNEGVKSLYARNAGFEERHCGLHLGLGGGAKGSHHLDLIFEGGVLALDNKPMFDGRFVL, encoded by the coding sequence ATGGACACACAACGAGCCATCTCACATTTCCTTTACTACCTCGAACATCATCCCGCCCTGGCCGGCATCCAGCCCGCCAAGGTATTGCTCGGCCACACCGCCGACTACGAAGCATTGACCGGTGCCATCGCCGAACAGGCTGGCAGCGGCTCGCCGTTCCAGTTCAGCGCCATGCGCCTGGATCTGGAAACTACCGAACGCCTGTCACAGGCCATTGCCGAGAGCGATCTGTACATTTTCTTCTACGACTCTTCCACCCTGCCCAATCCACGTCCCGACGGCCCGGACTTTGTCCGTGCGCTGCAAAGCGTGATGGCGGAGAACTGGAAGAAATCGCTGCTGTTCAAGGACTACGGCGACTATTTCTACGACACCTTCAGCGTCATCCCCCAACGCATCGCCGGGCTCAACAGCCATCTCATCCGCCGCATGTCCCAAGCCGCGACCTTGAGTTTCGAAGATGGCTACGGCTCGTATTTCGACACGGCGTTGAACGGCGTGAAGAAGTGGACCGACATCAATGGCGTCGGCAACTACGACCTCGCCCCCGGCGAAATTGCTACCCACAGCGACGCCATCAATGGCCAGGTGAAATTCGTCGGGACGTTTCTCAGCACGATTCCGTTCGCCCGCAAATACGGTGTGCTGCAATCGCCGCTGGAGCTGTGGATCGAAGATTCGACTATTCAGAAAATTGCCACCGACGTGCCGGGCCTGGAACACGATTTCAACCGATACCTGGACGCCAACCCATCGAACCGGCGCATCGAGGAGTTGGGAATCGGCACCAACGAAGGCGTCAAGAGCCTGTACGCCCGCAATGCCGGTTTCGAAGAACGCCACTGCGGCCTGCACCTTGGGCTGGGCGGCGGGGCCAAGGGCAGCCATCATCTGGACCTGATCTTCGAAGGCGGTGTGCTGGCGCTGGACAATAAGCCGATGTTTGATGGGCGGTTTGTGCTTTAG
- the arfB gene encoding alternative ribosome rescue aminoacyl-tRNA hydrolase ArfB, translating to MLVISNNVHLPDAEIELTAIRAQGAGGQNVNKVSSAVHLRFDIPASSLPEFYKERLLALRDSRITSEGVLIIKAQQYRTQEQNRTDALERLVELILSATKVEKKRRPTKPTLGSKKRRLESKTKRGSIKAGRGKVDF from the coding sequence ATGCTGGTGATTTCCAACAACGTGCACCTCCCCGACGCGGAGATCGAGCTGACGGCTATCCGCGCCCAAGGCGCCGGCGGGCAGAACGTCAACAAGGTTTCGAGCGCCGTGCACCTGCGCTTCGACATTCCGGCCTCGTCCTTGCCCGAGTTCTACAAGGAGCGGCTGCTGGCGCTGCGTGACAGTCGGATTACCAGCGAAGGCGTGTTGATCATCAAGGCCCAGCAATACCGCACGCAGGAACAGAACCGCACCGATGCCCTGGAGCGTCTGGTCGAGCTGATCCTCAGCGCCACCAAAGTAGAAAAGAAGCGCCGCCCGACCAAGCCGACCTTGGGCTCAAAAAAGCGCCGCCTGGAATCCAAGACCAAGCGCGGTTCGATCAAGGCCGGTCGCGGCAAGGTGGATTTCTAG
- a CDS encoding L-threonylcarbamoyladenylate synthase: MSQFFQIHPENPQARLIKQAVEIIRGGGVVVYPTDSSYAIGCQIGDKNAVERVRRLRQLDDKHNFALICSDLSQLGLFAKIDTGTFRLLKAHLPGPYTFILNATREVPRLLLHPKKRTIGLRVPSHPIALALLAELGEPLMSVTLIMPGETEPLTDPYEMRQILEHQVDLIIDGGFGGMSASTVINLADGEPQVVRVGCGDPTPFMVEA, from the coding sequence GTGAGTCAATTTTTCCAGATTCATCCGGAAAACCCGCAAGCGCGCCTGATCAAACAGGCGGTAGAGATCATCCGTGGCGGTGGTGTAGTGGTTTATCCCACCGACTCGTCCTACGCGATCGGTTGCCAGATCGGCGATAAAAATGCGGTGGAGCGCGTAAGACGCCTGCGCCAGTTGGATGACAAGCACAACTTCGCGCTCATCTGTAGCGACCTGTCGCAGTTGGGGCTGTTCGCCAAGATCGACACCGGCACCTTCCGTCTGCTCAAGGCTCATCTGCCAGGGCCTTACACATTTATTCTCAATGCCACGCGGGAAGTCCCGCGGCTATTGCTGCACCCGAAAAAACGCACCATCGGCCTGCGTGTGCCGAGCCACCCGATTGCCTTGGCGCTGTTGGCTGAGTTGGGTGAACCGCTGATGAGCGTGACGTTGATCATGCCCGGCGAGACCGAGCCGTTGACCGATCCCTATGAAATGCGCCAGATACTCGAGCACCAGGTGGACCTGATCATCGACGGCGGTTTCGGCGGTATGTCGGCCTCCACCGTGATCAACCTCGCCGATGGCGAGCCGCAAGTGGTGCGTGTCGGCTGCGGTGATCCGACGCCATTCATGGTCGAGGCCTGA